In Arachis hypogaea cultivar Tifrunner chromosome 2, arahy.Tifrunner.gnm2.J5K5, whole genome shotgun sequence, a genomic segment contains:
- the LOC112718324 gene encoding LOB domain-containing protein 16-like, whose amino-acid sequence MASSSSGSPCGACKFLRRKCASDCVFAPYFSWEEGAARFAAIHKVFGASNVSKMLMQIPSHERCEAVLTIAYEAQARIRDPVYGCVSHIFALQQQVACLQAQLMQVKAQLAHQNMQNNHHQWNNNNIGVGQTLLFNNYSNNNQFCPTNNDINYMPSPQSCSLDESIDQSSIISDGIMSMLSTVEDFSFQACSKRRSSSYNDTDLGELQELALRMMRNYN is encoded by the exons ATGGCTTCTAGTAGCTCCGGGTCGCCGTGCGGGGCATGCAAGTTCCTAAGGCGAAAGTGCGCGTCGGATTGCGTATTCGCGCCATACTTCAGCTGGGAAGAAGGGGCGGCAAGATTTGCAGCGATCCACAAAGTGTTTGGTGCAAGCAATGTTTCAAAGATGCTAATGCAGATTCCAAGTCATGAAAGGTGTGAGGCTGTGCTCACAATTGCTTATGAGGCTCAAGCTCGTATTAGAGACCCTGTCTATGGTTGTGTCTCTCATATTTTTGCCTTACAACAACAG GTAGCATGCTTGCAAGCACAACTAATGCAAGTGAAGGCACAGCTAGCTCATCAAAACATGCAGAATAATCATCATCAGTGGAACAATAATAATATTGGAGTAGGACAAacattattattcaataattatagtaataataatcaattttgtCCCACTAATAATGATATTAATTACATGCCATCACCCCAAAGTTGTTCACTTGATGAGTCAATTGATCAAAGTAGCATTATTAGTGATGGAATAATGAGCATGCTGAGCACTGTGGAGGATTTCTCATTCCAAGCTTGTTCCAAGAGAAGATCATCATCTTATAATGACACTGATTTGGGTGAGCTGCAAGAATTGGCACTTAGGATGATGAGGAATTATAACTAG